Within the Cloacibacillus sp. An23 genome, the region CGTCGCGGCCGGCGTCCTGCCGCTCGACAGGGTCGTGAACCAGCCGCTCACGCTCGTCGCAAGGGAAATCCTGCCCGCGCCGCTCTTTGTGTTCTTCATCATAGCCGGCCCGGTCATGGCGCTCTTTACTACGACGAACGGCATAATGATCCAGTACTCCGAGCCGCTCTACACCGCCGCTCAGAACAACTACTTCCCGAAGACCCTCGCCAGACACAACAGATACGGCCAGCCGTGGATCGCCTACACGATAGTCTTCCTCTGCTCCTTTATACCGATAGTCCTCGGATGGGAGATAAGCACGATCGCACATCTTCTGCTCATCGTTGACATAGGCCTCAGTATATTGATGATGATTTCGATATGGCAGGTGCCGAAGCGCTACCCGAAGGCATGGAAGAACAGGTGTTTCCTCAAGGGCCTACCGGACGGATTCTTCTACTTCGCATGCATCCTCTCCTTCATAGTGCAGGCGATAATCATATACAACAGCGTAACATCCATCGACACATACATCGTCGTAGCGACGCTCGTAATCTTCGTCATAGCGGTATTCTACACGCTGCACAGGCTTAAGACGGTCGAGGTCACTCTCCCCGACATAGGCGTAGAAGAATAAACGCCGTAAAGCGCCGCGCGCCCAAAATGACACGCATCTGTAAGACTATATGTCAGATAAAGAACGACAGTATAGAAAAGGAGGCCCAACCCAAATGAAAGAATATGTTGCGAAGTATGAGGATCTTTACAAAATCGTGAAAGAGATGTTCATAGGCATAGGCTACTCCGACAAGCAGGCGACCGCCGTCACAAACAGCCTCGTCGAAGCAGACGCGCGGCACATACACTCGCACGGCACGGTGATGCTCCCGACCTACCTCGGCTACATCGAGACGACCGGATGCCTGAAGCTCGACGCGCCAGACCCGACGGTGGTGCATGAGACGCCCGTCTCCTTCGTCATGGACGGACACTCGGGAGTCGGCTACGTGATCGCCGAGACCGCAGTTAAGAAATGCATCAAAAAAGCGAAAGAATCCGGCATATGCGTCGCGGCGGTACGCTATGCGAACCATTACGGCTACGCCGGACACTGGTCTGAGATGATGGCCGACGAAGGCTTAATAGGCATCACCTCAACGAATACAATAAGGGCGGTCTGCCCGACGAGGAGCGCAGAACGCTTCCTCGGCACGAACCCGATAGCCGTCGCGATTCCGACTGTCGGCGATGAGCCGCGCTTCCTTCTCGACATGGCGACATGCGTAATGGCTTACGGTAAAATATGCAGAAGCAAAGTATTTGCTGAGAGCGGGGTGCTGCCTGACGATATAGTTGTAAGACCCGACGGGACGACGGTGACAGACTTCCCAGAGGCGATAGAGGTCGTGGCGCATGGAGACACGCCGGACAAAATCCCAGTCGAGCCGACGGGCGGAATCGCGCCTCTCGGCGGAACGACGGAACTGCGCAGCGGATACAAGGGATACGGACTCGCGATGCTCGTTGAGCTACTCACAGGCGGCTTCTCGGGCGGCATTCCAAGCAAGTTCATCCCCTACGCCGGCGAGGGGGTATGTTTCTTCTTCATGGCGATCGCCCCAACCGTCTTCGGCGACCCGAAGGCTGTACTGGAGCATCTGAAGTACATCATCGAAGAATACCGCAAGGCTCAGCCCATCTCCGAAGATATGCCGGTGCTCATGCCCGGCGATAAGGAGCGCCACTATCGCGAAGAAGCTCTGAAAAACGGCATCGTGCTGAGCGACGACATCGTCGGCAAACTTCGCGCCGTAGCGCAGCGCGTAGGGAAAGAAACTGAATTTGAGAAGGTATTTACCGTAAAAGAATAAATAAGTTTAAAATTAAAGCAGGTGGTTTTTATGTCAACGAAAGTTACATTCCCAAATAAACGTATGTCCTCCATCATCATGGCTGGCGGCATACGCGAGATACTGGGCCGCGCTGACGAACTTGAAAGACAGGGACGCAGCATAATCCATATGGAGATAGGCCGCCCGGA harbors:
- a CDS encoding Ldh family oxidoreductase, which gives rise to MKEYVAKYEDLYKIVKEMFIGIGYSDKQATAVTNSLVEADARHIHSHGTVMLPTYLGYIETTGCLKLDAPDPTVVHETPVSFVMDGHSGVGYVIAETAVKKCIKKAKESGICVAAVRYANHYGYAGHWSEMMADEGLIGITSTNTIRAVCPTRSAERFLGTNPIAVAIPTVGDEPRFLLDMATCVMAYGKICRSKVFAESGVLPDDIVVRPDGTTVTDFPEAIEVVAHGDTPDKIPVEPTGGIAPLGGTTELRSGYKGYGLAMLVELLTGGFSGGIPSKFIPYAGEGVCFFFMAIAPTVFGDPKAVLEHLKYIIEEYRKAQPISEDMPVLMPGDKERHYREEALKNGIVLSDDIVGKLRAVAQRVGKETEFEKVFTVKE